CGCCGGATTCGCCGTAAAAGGGAGTGGTTCCAAAGACGGCAAAGCCGGATTGCCCCTCGATCAACCGCTCCACGGCCTGACCTTCGGCGGAAATCAGGGCCACCACCCGGCTTTGGGCGGTGAGCGTGTCATAGCCCACGAAGCGGGACTTGAGCCCGGATTCGAGCAGTTCCAGGAAGAGCACGGCCGGGTCGGTCTCGCCCGAACCCTTCCAGGCCTTTTTGGCCCGGGCCTTCTGCTCGTTCATGCATATCGTGTAGGCGGCCTCGTCCACGGTGACGCCGCGCTTTCCGGCCACGTCGTTTATGATGTCCAGGGGGAACCCGTAGGTGTCGTAGAGCCGGAACGCGGCCGCGCCGGACAGCACCGTGTCGCCCGTGGCGGCCAGGGCGTCGAGCTCCTCGGAGAGGATGCCCAGGCCCTTGTCCAGGGTGGCGGCGAAGCGTTCCTCCTCCTCGCGCACCACCCGGGCCAGGAACTCCCGGTTGGCGGTCAGTTCCGGATAGGCCTCGCCCATGTGGGTGACCACGGCCAAAACCACCTCGAACAGGAAGGGCTTGGAGAGCCCGAGCAGTTTCCCGAACCGCAGGGCCCGGCGGATCAGTCGGCGCAGCACGTAGCCCCGGCCCTCGTTGGAGGGCAGAATGCCGTCGGCCACCAGGAAGGCCACGGCCCGGGAATGGTCGGCGATGACCCGTAGCGCGGTGTCCGTCTCCTCGCCCGCCCGGTAGGCCACCCCGGCCAGTTCTCCGGCCCGGGCGATGATTTTTTGGAAGAGGTCCGTGTCGTAGTTGGAGTTGACGCCCTGGCAGATGGCCGTGATGCGTTCCAGGCCCATGCCCGTGTCGATGCTGGGGCGCGGCAGGTTGACGCGGGTTTCCTTGTCGATCTGGTCGTACTGCATGAACACCAGGTTCCAGACCTCAAGATACCGGTCGCAGTCGCAGGAGCCGATGCCGCAGTCCGGGCCGCAGGACATGTGCTCGCCCTGGTCCACCAGGATCTCGGAACAGGGGCCGCAGGGGCCGGTGTCGCCCATGGACCAGAAATTGTCCTTCTCCCCCAGGCGGTAGATGCGCTCGGAGGGCAGCCCGGCCACCTTCTGCCACAGGCCGAAGGCCTCGTCGTCGTCGCGGTAGACCGTGGCGTAGAGCCGGGACTTGTCCAGCCCAAGTTCCACGGTCAAAAATTCCCAGGCCATGCGGATGGCCTGCTCCTTGAAGTAGTCGCCGAAGGAGAAGTTGCCGAGCATCTCGAAAAAGGTGTGGTGTCTGGCGGTGCGGCCCACATTCTCCAAATCGTTGTGCTTGCCGCCCACGCGCAGGCACTTCTGGGCGGTCACGGCCCGCTTGTAGGGCCGTTTGTCCTGGCCCAGGAAGACCTTCTTGAACTGGACCATACCCGCATTGGTGAAGAGCAGGGAAGGATCCTCGCGGGGCACCAGGGGGGAGCTTGATACCGGCTGGTGGTCGTTTTGGGCGAAGTAGTCGAGGAACCGGGCGCGAATCTCGCTGGCCGTCATCATGGGGGTCTGCCTCCAACACAGGCCGGGGGGGACGGCGTCCCCCCCGAAGTCCTTGCGCGTGATGGTTAATGTCGTGTGAAACCGCAATCCCGACAGCCGGGGCGGGTGTGCGTTACATGCCGTCGTCGGCCTCATCCGGCAGGGCCGGGACATCCAGGGGCGCTACGGACTCGGACAGCCCCAGATGTTCCATGAGTTTTTGCTCGACGGTCTGGCGGATGTCGGTGTGCTCCTGCAAAAAGGCCCGCACGTTTTCCCGTCCCTGGCCCAGGCGCTCGCTGCCAAACGCGAACCAGGCCCCGGATTTGTCCACGATGCCCGCTTCCACGCCCATGTCGATCAGTTCGCCTTCGCGGGAGATGCCGGTGCCGTAGAGGATGTCGAACTGGGCTTCGCGGAAGGGGGGGGCCACCTTGTTTTTGACCACCTTGACCCGGCAGCGGTTGCCGTAGCTTTCTTCCTTGTCCTTGAGCGTCTGGATGCGCCGGATGTCCAGGCGGATGCTGGCGTAGAATTTCAGCGCGTTGCCGCCGGTGGTGGTTTCGGGGCTGCCGTAGCCGGTCATGCCGATCTTCATGCGGATCTGGTTGATGAAGACCACCGAGGTGCGCGACTTGTGGATGGTGCCGGTGAGCTTGCGCATGGCGTGGGACATGAGCCGGGCCTGTCCGCCCACCTGGGTATCGCCCATGTCGCCCTCCAACTCGGCCTGGGGGATCAGGGCGGCCACGGAGTCCACCACCACCACGTCCACCGCGCCCGAACGCACCAGCAGGTCGGCGATGTCCAGGGCCTGTTCGCCGTAGTCGGGCTGGGAGATGAGCAGTTCCTCGGTCTTGACCCCCAGGCGTTTGGCGTAGCTCACGTCCAGGGCGTGTTCGGCGTCGATGAAGGCGGCGGTGCCGCCCGCCTTCTGGGCCTCGGCGATGATGTGCAGGGCCAGGGTGGTTTTGCCCGAGGATTCGGGGCCGTAGATCTCGGTGATCCGCCCCCGCGGGATGCCGCCCACGCCCAGGGCCATGTCCAGGCCGATGGAGCCGGTGGGGATGACCGGTATCTTCACATGGGCCGAATCGTCGAGACGCATGACCGAGCCCTGGCCGTATTTGCGTTCGATGGTGGTCAGGGCGGTCGCCAGGGCGTCATTTCGCATCGAGTCCGGGGAAATGGTCTTTTTGGCCATGCGTGATCTCCGTGGGTGGGAACGGTTGCCGAAAACCCACGGTAAGTAGCAGAAGCCCCGGCCGGGGGCAACGGGGGGGTGGGGGCGTGGAGCGGGTGAAATGTGACGTTTTCGTCCTCCCGGCGCAGTGGAAACGCCATAAAAAACAGGGCGTCTTGCTTCCGCCCCGGGCAGGGACTATGGTCCCCCTCCGGGGGGCCGACTGGCATGGCCGGTTCCCCGCATCGCCAGCGGCAAGCCATGTATCCCGTGGTTTTCGATCATCACCCAGTATGAGAAGCGAGGCGCCCGATGATATCCATCTATAAGCACGCGGGCGGCAAGCTCGGCGAGATCCGCCAGATCGAGGACGACTGTTGGATCAACGTCGTCAACCCCGGCGAGGCGGAAATCAAGTCCCTGGCCGAGCAGACCGGCGTCCCCCAGGATTTCCTCACCGACGCCCTGGACGTGGATGAGCGGGCCCGCATCGAGACCGAGGACGGCAGCGTGCTCATCGTGGTGCATACGCCCATGCGCGCCGCCGACGAGGACGACGACATCCCGTTTCGCACCATCCCCCTGGGCATCATTAAAAAAGACCGGCTGATCATCACCGTGTGCCGCCAGGAAAACGAGATCGTGCAGCAATTTCTGGAAGGCCGGGTCAAAAACTTCCTGGTCAGCGACCGGGCCCGGTTCATCATCCAGGTGTTTCTCAATACGTCCATCACCTTTTTGCGCCACCTCAAAGAGATCAACAGGAAGTCGAACCTCCTGGAGGACGACCTGCACAAGTCCATGCAAAATGAGGCGCTCATTCGGCTCGTGAACATTGAAAAAAGCCTCGTCTACTTCATGACCTCGGTCAAAGCCAATGAGATCGTCATGGCCAGGATCACCAGGGCGGATGTTCTTCGCCTGGATGAACTCGACAAGGATCTTCTGGACGACGCCATCACCGAAAATCTTCAGGCCATCCACATGACCAAGATATACAGCAACATCTTAAGCGGGTTGATGGACGCCTTCGCCTCCATCATCTCCAACAACCTCAACGTGGTCATGAAAGTGCTCACCAGCGTGACCATCATCCTGATGATCCCCAACCTTATCGCCAGCATCTACGGCATGAACGTGGAACTGCCTTTTCAGCATTCCATAAACGCCTTCCTCATCGTGGTGGCGACGGGGCTTTGTTTGTCGATTCTGGGGGTCTTGGTGTTTGTGAAAAAGAAGTGGCTTTAAGGGTCCGGCAGGGAGTCGGCGGCGCTTGACAAGCGGCCGGAAAAAACGGAAGCCTTCGCAGTTTACGGCGGTCTGTCCGCCGCAGGGCTTTTGTGTTGTGAAGCAAACGCACGACGGACGTCTTTTTGCCGACAGGGCCCGGTTGACGGGCTTTTTTCCGCGAACGCATGGGGGACAGCATGGGACTTGAGTTGATCAGACCTGGAACGCACATCGATTTTCTCAAATATCGCAAGATCGCCTATCTCGTCTCCGCCGTGATCATCCTGGCGGGATTCATCTCCCTGGCGGTCAAGGGCGGCCCCCGCTACGGCGTGGATTTTGCGGGCGGCCTGACCATCCAGCTCAAGTTCGACAAGCCCGTGGACGTCTCCGACATCCGCAAGGCCATTGAGCCCGTGGGGCTTGCGGGTTTGGTTGTGCAGCGTTTCGGCCAGGACGCGGACAGCGAATACCTGGTGCGGGCCGCCGAGCAGGACATGTCCCAGGAGGGCATCCGCGAGGCCGTGGTCACGGCTATGCAAAAGGCCCTGCCCGATTCCGGATTTACGGTGCAGCGCCTGGAGATGGTCGGTCCCAAGGTGGGCGCGGACCTGCGCTCCAAGGCCATCGAGGCCGTGTTCTACGCGGTTTTGCTCATCGCCATCTACATCTCCGGCCGCTTCGAGCAACGTTGGATGGCGGCGGGCATCATGGCCGCCGGGCTGACCAGCGGCGTCTATCTGCTCAACCTGCTGCATGTGCCCACGGGCTATCTCATCCTGGCGGCCATGCTCATCACCATGCTGCTTTGCTGGTACATGCGGTTGAAATTCGCCTTGGGCGCGGTGGTGGCCGATCTGCATGACGTGTTCATGATCATCGGCATCTTTTCGCTCCTGGACAAGGAATTCGACCTGACCACGGTGGCCGCGCTTCTGACCATCCTGGGCTATTCCCTAAACGACACCATCATCGTCTTCGACCGTATCCGGGAAACCATGCACGGCGCGGACAAGAAGGAACCGCTGGCGGACATCATCAACCGCAGCATCAACCAGACCCTGACCCGCACCATCCTGACGGCAGGCACCACCCTGGTGGTCACCGTGTGTCTGTACCTTTTTGGCGGCGCGGTCATCCATGATTTCGCCCTGGCCCTGTTGATCGGCATCGTGGCCGGCACCTATTCCTCCATCTTCATCGCCAGCCCCATCCTGCTGGATCTGGGGTCCGGATTCGTGCGCAAGGAACAGGCCCAGGCGACGGCGACGGAGCCCGCCGCGTGAGCACGGGTTCCGGCGACAACCCGGACGGCGTTCGGGAGGCCGGGACTGCGGCTGACGGCGGGGATGCCGTTACGGGGCGCGAGGGGGCTGGCGATTCGCATGATGTTGCTGCGTCCGGCCTTGAGCCGGACGGCGTGCCGTCGGGGCCAGAGCAAGGCGGCGTGCCGACAGGTCCAGAGCAGGGCGGCCCGCCGTCTGGTCCAGAACAGGACGGCGTGCCGTCTGGTCCAGACCCAGCCGTCCCCCCCGCAACCGATCCGCCGCCCTCCGGGGACGCCGCCTCCGACGAGGAGCACGTCGACCAGGAGATGTCCCTGCTCGACCATCTGGGCGAGTTGCGAACCCGGATCATGCATTGCGTGATCGCCGCTGCGGCGGGTTTTCTGGCCTGCTACGCCGTGGCCGAAGACATGCTGCGGATTTTTTTGAAGCCGCTTATAAGCGTCCTGCCGCCGAAAAGCACGCTGATCGCCACCACCCTGCCGGAGAAGTTCTTCACCGTCCTTAAGATGGCCTTTTTGGGCGGCTTCCTGGTGGCCAGCCCCTACATCTTCTATCAGATTTGGCGGTTCATCGCCCCGGGACTCTACAGGGAGGAACGGCGGGCGCTTGTTCCCGTGGCCATCGCCACGGCCTTTTTCTTTACCGGCGGCGGGGTGTTCGGCTATTTCGTGGTCTTTCCCTACGCGTTTTCGTTTTTCGTGAACTACGCTGGGGAACTTATCACCATCATGCCCACCATCAGCAGCTATTATTCCTTTGCGGTGATGCTGCTGGTGGCCTTCGGGGTGGTGTTCGAACTGCCCGTGGTCCTGTATTTTCTGGCCCGCATCGGGCTGGTCACGGCCGCCGGGCTGCGTCGCAACCGGCGTTGGGCCATCCTGGGGGCGTTCATTCTGGGGGCGCTTTTGACCCCTGCCGACCCCATCAGCCAGTGCCTCATGGCCGGGCCGCTGATTGTGCTCTATGAAGTGGGCATTGTGGCGGCGGCGCTTTTCGGGAAAAAGAAACCGCCTGCCCCAGAGTCCGCCGCCCCTGAGACAACCGTTTCGGAATAGATTCCGGGACGGCGTCGGCATCCCGCCAGAGGCGTCAATTCGAGGTCTGGACCGTGGCCTTCCCCTGCTCCTGCCGCTTTTGCTCTTCAACCGCCCGGGCCGCTGCGGTGTCGGCCTCGATGTATTCCTGATAGGCCTTTTCCTTGGCCGCGCGGTAACTTGCAGCATCGTCCGGGCGACCGGCCTCCATGGCCGCTTGCTCTTCCTGCCCCAGACGCACGAAAGCGGTATAGCGGTCCTTGGCCTTTTGGCCGAGATACTCAGGATCAGCGTTGCGGGAGGCCAGCAGGGGCTTTTCGGTGCAGGAGACGGGGCCGAAAGGCGCCGCCAGGAGCAAGGCCGCCAAGATAAGGCAGAGATGGAGTGCTTTCATGCGCAAAAAGGGGGGGCGATGAAACGCCCACGGTTTTGTCCCAGGTGAGTCCCATGGGAATCAAGTTGACCCGATCCTTGGCGCACCGGGAAGAAAATCGGGAAGACCACGGCGGGAAACGCGTTTCGATTCAAAGGTGAATATTGACGATGCCTCCGAGATCCACATCGACATGGCCGCCCAAGTCCACTTCCATGTGTCCGCCCAGGTCGACATCCACATGCCCGCCCAGGTCGACATCCACATGCCCGCCCAGATCCACTTCCACATGCCCGCCCAGGTCCACCTCGACGTGGCCTGCCGGTCCCGGTTCCACATGCCCGGCGGGATGGGCCTCGAAATGTCCGGCGTGTTGGGCCTCGAAATGCCCTGGAGGCTGGGCCTCGGTATGCCCGGCAGGGTTGACGGCATCCGGCATGGACGTTCCCTTTCTGGCTCGGGATGTTCAGGAAAAGATTTTTTATTCCCGCATATGGGATAATATCCGCAATCGGGCTGTTGTCAAGGCGGACGCTGGTCCGGCACAATCTGCGATACCCCGGCGGCAGGGCGGGCGTGCCCCTGGCGCAGGCCTTCATCCCGCGCGAAGTAACGTCCCGGGGTGACCCCCAGGGCGCGCCGAAACATGGCGATAAACGCGCTTTGGCTTTCATAGCCCAGGTCCATGGCCACGGCCATGACCGGTTCTCCGGCGGCCAGCTTGCGAAGCGCCGCCAAAAGCCTGGCCTGCCTGCGCCAGATACGGAAGGTCAGCCCCGTTTCCTTGAGGAAAAGCCGCAACAGCGTGCGGTCCACGGCCCCGGCCCGGGCGGCCAGTTCCGGCAGGGTGCGTCGGTCTCCTGGGTTGTCCAGGAGGTTGCGGCAGACCACGGCCAGCCTGGGGTCGCGGGGCATGGGCAGATACAGGGGAGCCGTGGTCGAAACCCGCATCTGGTCCAGGATCACGGCCATGACCCGGCCTTCCGGGCCGTCTGGATCGTAGTCCCTCGGAAAGGCGCAGGCGTGGATGATCAGTTCCCGCAAAAGCGGCGACACCGGAACCACCCGGCAGGCATCCGGCATGTCCGGCACGGCCCCGGGCAGGATGTACAGGGTCTTGAGCGACACGCGGCCATACACCCGCACATGATGCCAGATCATGGAGGGAACCCACAGGGCCAGGTGCGGCGGGGTGACCCAGATGCCGTCCGATGTGGTGATGGTCATGACCCCGGCCGAGGCATGGATGAGCTGGGCCCGGAAATGGCAATGCGGCGGGCTGGGTTGAAACGGCGGAAGCTCGCGGGACACGCCCAGAACCGGCCGATGCGGATCGGGGTCGTCACCCTGCTCGCTGGGTCGGGAAAGGGCCTCGGCCGCGTCCCCTGTCGGATTCGCGCTATTCTTCGTCATATCGTCGAGACACACTAACGCCAAGTTGCGGTAGGAGCAAGGCCGTCAGGGGCGCATCCCGAACCATTGCCCCGGCAAAGGAAGGCTCGCATGAAT
Above is a genomic segment from Desulfolutivibrio sulfodismutans DSM 3696 containing:
- the alaS gene encoding alanine--tRNA ligase; its protein translation is MMTASEIRARFLDYFAQNDHQPVSSSPLVPREDPSLLFTNAGMVQFKKVFLGQDKRPYKRAVTAQKCLRVGGKHNDLENVGRTARHHTFFEMLGNFSFGDYFKEQAIRMAWEFLTVELGLDKSRLYATVYRDDDEAFGLWQKVAGLPSERIYRLGEKDNFWSMGDTGPCGPCSEILVDQGEHMSCGPDCGIGSCDCDRYLEVWNLVFMQYDQIDKETRVNLPRPSIDTGMGLERITAICQGVNSNYDTDLFQKIIARAGELAGVAYRAGEETDTALRVIADHSRAVAFLVADGILPSNEGRGYVLRRLIRRALRFGKLLGLSKPFLFEVVLAVVTHMGEAYPELTANREFLARVVREEEERFAATLDKGLGILSEELDALAATGDTVLSGAAAFRLYDTYGFPLDIINDVAGKRGVTVDEAAYTICMNEQKARAKKAWKGSGETDPAVLFLELLESGLKSRFVGYDTLTAQSRVVALISAEGQAVERLIEGQSGFAVFGTTPFYGESGGQSGDIGQVETLTGQAEVTATLKAGTDLTAHHVTVAKGELLLDQEAELRVDEKTRLATARNHTCTHLLHAALKNVLGGHVNQAGSLVTPQRLRFDFTHMAALSADESRRVEDEVNAAILAALPVTRETMSLDAARSRGATALFGEKYGDEVRVIEVPGVSMELCGGTHLSSTGQAGSFLILSEAGVAAGVRRIEAVTGVNALEHVRTMQAEYEQGLKALKTKPGDMAGRIKKLFDDIKLLTKEKEQMAGKLAAGGGKSLMDEIAEVAGVRVLTARLPGVNIKALRDSMDDLRSKLPSGVICLASPQEDGKVALILSVTKDLHGRFTAPALIKAVSAPIEGSGGGRPDLAQAGGTRPEGIEEAFDVLKGLLAS
- the recA gene encoding recombinase RecA: MAKKTISPDSMRNDALATALTTIERKYGQGSVMRLDDSAHVKIPVIPTGSIGLDMALGVGGIPRGRITEIYGPESSGKTTLALHIIAEAQKAGGTAAFIDAEHALDVSYAKRLGVKTEELLISQPDYGEQALDIADLLVRSGAVDVVVVDSVAALIPQAELEGDMGDTQVGGQARLMSHAMRKLTGTIHKSRTSVVFINQIRMKIGMTGYGSPETTTGGNALKFYASIRLDIRRIQTLKDKEESYGNRCRVKVVKNKVAPPFREAQFDILYGTGISREGELIDMGVEAGIVDKSGAWFAFGSERLGQGRENVRAFLQEHTDIRQTVEQKLMEHLGLSESVAPLDVPALPDEADDGM
- a CDS encoding magnesium transporter CorA family protein; translated protein: MISIYKHAGGKLGEIRQIEDDCWINVVNPGEAEIKSLAEQTGVPQDFLTDALDVDERARIETEDGSVLIVVHTPMRAADEDDDIPFRTIPLGIIKKDRLIITVCRQENEIVQQFLEGRVKNFLVSDRARFIIQVFLNTSITFLRHLKEINRKSNLLEDDLHKSMQNEALIRLVNIEKSLVYFMTSVKANEIVMARITRADVLRLDELDKDLLDDAITENLQAIHMTKIYSNILSGLMDAFASIISNNLNVVMKVLTSVTIILMIPNLIASIYGMNVELPFQHSINAFLIVVATGLCLSILGVLVFVKKKWL
- the secF gene encoding protein translocase subunit SecF is translated as MGLELIRPGTHIDFLKYRKIAYLVSAVIILAGFISLAVKGGPRYGVDFAGGLTIQLKFDKPVDVSDIRKAIEPVGLAGLVVQRFGQDADSEYLVRAAEQDMSQEGIREAVVTAMQKALPDSGFTVQRLEMVGPKVGADLRSKAIEAVFYAVLLIAIYISGRFEQRWMAAGIMAAGLTSGVYLLNLLHVPTGYLILAAMLITMLLCWYMRLKFALGAVVADLHDVFMIIGIFSLLDKEFDLTTVAALLTILGYSLNDTIIVFDRIRETMHGADKKEPLADIINRSINQTLTRTILTAGTTLVVTVCLYLFGGAVIHDFALALLIGIVAGTYSSIFIASPILLDLGSGFVRKEQAQATATEPAA
- the tatC gene encoding twin-arginine translocase subunit TatC, translated to MSTGSGDNPDGVREAGTAADGGDAVTGREGAGDSHDVAASGLEPDGVPSGPEQGGVPTGPEQGGPPSGPEQDGVPSGPDPAVPPATDPPPSGDAASDEEHVDQEMSLLDHLGELRTRIMHCVIAAAAGFLACYAVAEDMLRIFLKPLISVLPPKSTLIATTLPEKFFTVLKMAFLGGFLVASPYIFYQIWRFIAPGLYREERRALVPVAIATAFFFTGGGVFGYFVVFPYAFSFFVNYAGELITIMPTISSYYSFAVMLLVAFGVVFELPVVLYFLARIGLVTAAGLRRNRRWAILGAFILGALLTPADPISQCLMAGPLIVLYEVGIVAAALFGKKKPPAPESAAPETTVSE
- a CDS encoding AraC family transcriptional regulator: MTKNSANPTGDAAEALSRPSEQGDDPDPHRPVLGVSRELPPFQPSPPHCHFRAQLIHASAGVMTITTSDGIWVTPPHLALWVPSMIWHHVRVYGRVSLKTLYILPGAVPDMPDACRVVPVSPLLRELIIHACAFPRDYDPDGPEGRVMAVILDQMRVSTTAPLYLPMPRDPRLAVVCRNLLDNPGDRRTLPELAARAGAVDRTLLRLFLKETGLTFRIWRRQARLLAALRKLAAGEPVMAVAMDLGYESQSAFIAMFRRALGVTPGRYFARDEGLRQGHARPAAGVSQIVPDQRPP